In Carya illinoinensis cultivar Pawnee chromosome 9, C.illinoinensisPawnee_v1, whole genome shotgun sequence, the following are encoded in one genomic region:
- the LOC122277205 gene encoding F-box protein At2g39490-like — protein MVEINPDFISPLPHDVIHAIFSFLPLKHAVKTSILSTVWRSLWMPIHVNLDVALDQIVNPEVSKEVTRVIATFLISCNCPRKLYLGIPMSEKMKLQMKNEWFLLATKVDEKELYLSFSEENRPTKDHFHLILEVGSSPNLENSFTEASRFASLKVLHLRSITHLDKNMVAALFSNSQLLEVLKLVKCSGLQHLDLKGGSHFQSFEMLDCPEVVNINLAAPKLKSFRYRGVLPRIQIKKASGFTDALLDFRDGPGHVEFDCEELVTLLKALKDVEILTLSGWLLEWMCSAGVIFGKLGFQFNKLKELWWMGSQMDRTNRDSLACFLNFTPSLERLFIDINTQLDYVPCPPFHHYWHEPHLWMDYAAVKCNALPLERLKTVFIVGFTKQEEELLLMDLLLEKASESELTSMIVKCPENDSWRVAKIPRGRWLLRTWIRKWFSVSSSDQDEWLFGYVDQDYCRDLCPAHSTVF, from the exons ATGGTGGAGATTAACCCTGATTTTATCAGCCCTTTACCCCATGATGTCATCCATGCCATTTTTTCGTTCCTACCATTGAAGCATGCAGTTAAAACTAGCATTCTTTCAACTGTCTGGAGAAGCCTTTGGATGCCAATCCATGTCAACTTGGACGTTGCTTTGGATCAAATAGTGAACCCTGAGGTTAGTAAAGAGGTAACAAGAGTGATTGCTACCTTTTTAATCTCTTGCAATTGTCCACGAAAGCTCTATCTTGGAATTCCCATGAGTGAAAAAATGAAGCTGCAGATGAAGAATGAATGGTTTCTCTTGGCTACCAAGGTGGACGAGAAAGAACTTTATCTAAGCTTTTCTGAGGAAAATCGACCAACAAAGGATCACTTCCATTTGATACTGGAAGTGGGCAGTTCTCCAAATCTTGAAAACTCCTTTACAGAAGCCTCTAGATTTGCTTCTCTCAAGGTTCTCCATCTCAGATCAATAACCCATCTAGACAAGAACATGGTTGCAGCTTTGTTCTCTAACTCTCAGCTTCTTGAGGTCTTAAAGCTTGTTAAATGCAGTGGCCTGCAACATCTAGATCTTAAAGGCGGTAGCCATTTCCAGAGCTTTGAAATGCTGGATTGTCCGGAAGTGGTTAACATCAATCTTGCTGCTCCTAAGCTTAAATCATTTCGGTATCGTGGAGTCCTTCCACGCATTCAGATAAAGAAAGCTTCGGGTTTTACTGATGCGTTGCTTGATTTCAGAGATGGTCCTGGCCACGTTGAGTTTGACTGCGAGGAACTTGTTACTCTTTTAAAAGCTCTAAAGGATGTGGAAATCTTAACTCTCAGCGGCTGGCTTCTTGAG TGGATGTGCTCAGCAGGAGTTATTTTTGGAAAGCTCGGGTTCCAATTCAACAAGCTAAAAGAATTATGGTGGATGGGGTCCCAGATGGACAGAACAAACCGTGATTCACTAGCTTGTTTCCTGAACTTCACCCCTTCATTGGAGAGGCTATTCATAGAT ATTAACACGCAGCTAGACTATGTTCCTTGCCCGCCTTTTCACCATTACTGGCACGAGCCTCATCTCTGGATGGATTATGCAGCCGTGAAATGTAATGCTTTACCACTCGAACGTCTCAAAACAGTTTTCATTGTAGGCTTTACCAAACAAGAGGAAGAGTTATTGTTAATGGATCTTTTACTTGAGAAGGCATCTGAATCTGAACTCACTTCGATGATAGTAAAATGCCCAGAAAATGATTCATGGCGGGTGGCAAAGATCCCTAGAGGCCGTTGGCTCCTGCGAACTTGGATTAGAAAG